In Stieleria varia, one genomic interval encodes:
- a CDS encoding PD-(D/E)XK nuclease family protein, which yields MKFFSTTCETLFLGWDAPLLPRVTDLLSERYANGANWDLGGLICVLPSTQSAKRLGELIRERASEAGWNLVWPQMVTVGEVPELLYTPPQTLALDFEQTLAWAHVLQATHTDELQKLLSVLPAPEPLGPWLELAGTIRRLYEDLASSNVGFQEVMAAAETDGERDRWKLLDQLWHAYLERLNSGERADPYHSRLQAALKGQVHSDSTVMLIGTTDLNESLRAMLRAMSSELIAVVAAPSTKQGHFDELGCVNTADWLDYQLPLRDEHLIAADDIGDQSAAVAEVLASFAADPTVDSQSDRIAVGVTDTSHVAPVELQLSGVGITTHRHIGWTLSQTAIGRLLDLTTAFVQRRTWRSLAALVRHADVHAYVSHHCPALAPTENSKKGVPDKNSIDWFDDDWITDFDRLLSDHHPVSIDDVLPGVAKQRHGRAEAIAMWITQWLSEHFGSVSDRTASQSTTQRPIGQWSRLLSNWLGEVYAWPRDSGKSTPPVHRNRTGLALDAAQRMLERFSTMSETLDVPVSGPVALELLTARLTDLRISEVPNEDETPILGWLDLALEDAPALVVLGFNHPFVPSSVTSDPFLPGTLRSRLNLPDNERRYARDAYAMQLMLSSREHIRFIVGRTAADGTPTPPSRLLAAASPEDLARRVTFLLEDQRHRVDVLHSWDAENETSKLHVPSLQVDQCPVKAMSVTAFRDYLSCPYRFYLRHVLKMKPLDDSLSELAANQFGDLVHGSLETFGMSLEKDETDPKRIEALMLEHLDKYVAEHYGDHVTSAVRLQIRQAQRRLKIVAQRQAERIAAGWIIHGTELAIGEADGSGIDVDGQRMVVRGRFDRIDHHPATDRWAILDYKTHGHKPEKKHFKTIDGQTVWLDLQLPLYRMLAPFLGITVPPQEIDLGYFNVGDNANETGINIAKFTEEQMQQAEALIHECIRGIRACKFEPTSDRVQYDDYEMILQTKATSRMLNHADSDSIVEVG from the coding sequence ATGAAATTCTTTTCGACCACGTGCGAAACCCTCTTTCTCGGCTGGGATGCGCCCCTGTTGCCTCGCGTGACAGACTTGTTGAGCGAACGATACGCAAACGGGGCAAACTGGGATCTTGGCGGTCTGATCTGCGTCCTGCCGTCAACCCAAAGCGCTAAACGGTTGGGGGAGCTGATTCGTGAGCGAGCCAGTGAGGCCGGATGGAACCTTGTTTGGCCGCAGATGGTGACGGTGGGCGAAGTGCCGGAGTTGCTCTACACGCCGCCGCAAACACTCGCGTTGGACTTTGAGCAGACACTCGCTTGGGCGCACGTGCTGCAAGCCACTCATACGGATGAGCTGCAAAAGCTGTTATCGGTGCTGCCCGCTCCCGAACCGCTAGGGCCATGGCTGGAGTTGGCCGGAACCATTCGTCGACTTTACGAAGACCTGGCCAGCAGCAACGTGGGTTTCCAGGAAGTGATGGCGGCGGCGGAGACCGACGGAGAACGAGATCGCTGGAAGCTGCTGGACCAACTTTGGCACGCTTATTTGGAAAGGCTTAACAGTGGTGAACGAGCGGATCCTTATCACAGCCGATTGCAAGCGGCTTTGAAAGGCCAAGTCCATTCGGATAGCACGGTGATGCTGATCGGCACCACGGACTTGAACGAATCCCTCCGAGCCATGCTGCGTGCGATGAGCAGCGAGCTGATCGCCGTGGTTGCCGCTCCCTCGACAAAGCAGGGGCATTTCGACGAACTCGGCTGCGTGAACACCGCCGATTGGTTGGACTATCAACTACCGTTGCGAGACGAGCACTTGATCGCCGCAGACGACATCGGCGATCAGTCTGCGGCGGTTGCCGAAGTCCTGGCGTCTTTTGCCGCCGACCCAACCGTCGATTCTCAATCCGACCGGATTGCCGTCGGAGTCACGGACACGTCGCATGTCGCTCCGGTTGAACTACAACTTTCAGGCGTTGGCATCACGACGCATCGGCATATCGGCTGGACATTATCACAAACTGCGATCGGTCGACTGCTGGATTTAACCACGGCGTTTGTCCAGCGTCGCACTTGGCGGTCACTCGCAGCACTGGTCAGGCACGCCGATGTTCATGCTTACGTCAGCCATCACTGCCCTGCGCTGGCCCCAACAGAGAATAGCAAGAAAGGTGTGCCCGATAAAAACTCCATCGATTGGTTCGACGATGATTGGATCACCGATTTTGATCGTTTGCTGTCCGATCACCATCCGGTGTCAATCGACGATGTCTTGCCCGGCGTCGCAAAGCAGCGTCATGGTCGCGCCGAAGCCATTGCGATGTGGATCACCCAATGGCTGTCGGAGCACTTTGGCAGTGTTTCTGATCGCACAGCGTCTCAATCAACGACTCAGCGGCCGATCGGTCAATGGAGCCGTTTGCTTTCGAATTGGCTCGGTGAAGTCTACGCGTGGCCGCGAGACAGTGGCAAGTCGACGCCGCCGGTGCATCGCAACCGAACGGGCTTGGCCTTGGACGCAGCGCAGCGAATGCTGGAACGTTTTTCGACGATGAGTGAAACGCTGGACGTGCCCGTGTCCGGCCCCGTTGCACTGGAACTGTTGACCGCCAGGCTGACGGACTTGCGAATCAGTGAAGTGCCCAATGAAGACGAAACACCAATCTTGGGTTGGCTGGATTTGGCATTGGAAGACGCTCCGGCGCTGGTCGTTTTGGGGTTCAATCATCCTTTCGTGCCATCGTCCGTGACAAGTGATCCTTTCTTACCAGGAACGCTGCGATCACGATTGAACTTGCCCGACAATGAACGTCGATACGCACGCGATGCGTATGCGATGCAGTTGATGCTGTCCTCCAGAGAGCACATTCGATTCATCGTGGGACGCACCGCGGCCGACGGGACACCGACGCCTCCCAGTCGTTTGCTGGCCGCAGCGTCCCCTGAGGACTTGGCTCGCCGTGTCACGTTCTTGCTGGAAGATCAACGACATCGAGTGGACGTGCTGCACAGTTGGGACGCGGAGAACGAAACGTCCAAACTGCACGTTCCCTCGCTGCAGGTTGATCAGTGTCCCGTCAAAGCCATGAGCGTCACGGCGTTTCGCGATTATCTCTCCTGTCCCTATCGCTTTTACCTCCGGCACGTCCTGAAGATGAAGCCGTTGGACGATTCACTCAGCGAATTGGCCGCCAATCAGTTCGGTGATCTCGTTCACGGATCGCTAGAGACATTTGGGATGTCGCTCGAGAAAGACGAAACCGATCCTAAACGAATCGAAGCCTTGATGCTGGAGCACTTGGACAAATATGTCGCGGAGCACTATGGTGACCATGTGACCAGCGCAGTGCGGTTGCAAATTAGACAAGCTCAACGTCGACTGAAGATCGTCGCTCAGCGACAGGCCGAGCGGATTGCCGCAGGATGGATCATCCATGGCACCGAGTTGGCGATCGGTGAAGCCGACGGGTCTGGAATCGACGTGGACGGACAACGCATGGTTGTGCGTGGCCGGTTTGATCGAATCGACCACCATCCCGCAACCGATCGTTGGGCGATCTTGGATTACAAGACTCACGGACACAAACCAGAGAAAAAGCATTTCAAGACGATCGACGGACAGACCGTTTGGTTGGATTTGCAGTTGCCCCTGTACCGGATGTTGGCTCCATTCCTGGGCATCACGGTCCCTCCCCAAGAGATTGACCTGGGGTATTTTAATGTCGGTGACAATGCCAACGAGACGGGCATCAACATCGCAAAGTTCACGGAGGAACAAATGCAGCAAGCCGAAGCGTTGATTCATGAATGCATTCGCGGCATCCGGGCGTGCAAGTTCGAGCCCACAAGCGATCGCGTTCAATACGATGACTACGAGATGATCTTGCAAACCAAGGCAACCTCTCGCATGCTCAATCATGCCGACTCCGATTCGATCGTGGAGGTGGGCTGA
- the upp gene encoding uracil phosphoribosyltransferase translates to MSQVTRIEHPLIEHHLCRVRDQATRPSEFRAAVHRLSMLLGVYATQDLTTEPVGLTTPICETVGQQLAVRIGLVPILRAGLGMVEPMLQLLPDAAVWHLGLYRNEETAEPVGYYDKLPLQNAPNVALVLDPMLATGGSVDLVIRRLMQWGVDEIRVLSVIASQAGVDRVGRDFPDVKVYVAAIDPTLNDQSYIVPGLGDAGDRIFDTPT, encoded by the coding sequence TTGAGCCAAGTCACCCGAATTGAGCACCCGCTGATCGAACATCACTTGTGCCGTGTACGTGACCAAGCGACCCGTCCAAGTGAGTTTCGTGCCGCCGTTCATCGACTTTCGATGCTGCTGGGTGTCTATGCCACACAGGATTTGACGACGGAGCCTGTCGGATTGACGACGCCGATTTGCGAAACGGTCGGTCAGCAGCTTGCCGTCCGAATCGGCCTCGTCCCGATCTTGAGGGCCGGATTGGGAATGGTCGAACCGATGCTGCAACTCCTGCCCGACGCAGCTGTGTGGCACTTGGGTTTGTACCGCAACGAGGAAACCGCCGAGCCGGTCGGCTATTACGACAAGTTGCCTCTGCAAAACGCACCCAACGTCGCATTGGTGCTGGACCCGATGCTGGCAACCGGAGGCAGCGTGGACTTGGTCATCCGTCGACTGATGCAATGGGGCGTGGACGAGATCCGCGTGCTCAGCGTGATCGCTTCTCAAGCCGGTGTGGACCGTGTCGGCAGAGACTTTCCGGATGTCAAAGTCTACGTGGCCGCGATCGACCCGACGCTGAACGATCAGTCGTACATCGTCCCCGGCCTCGGCGACGCCGGCGATCGAATCTTTGATACGCCCACGTGA
- a CDS encoding NupC/NupG family nucleoside CNT transporter, translating to MMPRLICVLGLVVFIALAWCISSDRKRMPWRIVIGGLLLQFVLAFLVLRTDPGRKLFVMIGDGFKAVMDTVTAGSGFLFNSPPEHPLGDSLLTTFAFGVLPTVIFFSSLMSILYHLGVMQRIVWAMAWVMQFTLKTSGPETLAAAANVFVGHTEAPLVVRPYLATMTRSELNAMMTGGFATVTGGLLGVYAGMGIDISHLLTASIISAPAALLIAKVMLPESADITVSESLKMSDESSHVNVIGAAVEGAGEGMRLALNVGAVLIAFLAILALIDVLLGFGCTSIGWLHDDNTPMISLGVILGYACWPIAWLLGIPATECLEAGRLIGLKTVANEFIAFKEMEKIIGADEPVLSQRTITILTYALAGFSNFGAIGIQVGGIGGLEESRKRDLAQLGLRAMFGGFLACCMTGAVAGIMLLPPSADETPLPRDSKTSEEARAFDLRSSSDGRHPAIDTDDLARDPARLVTQQKKGCFGDVVDGSYSFQRVHLCHRGALLVV from the coding sequence ATGATGCCACGACTGATTTGCGTGCTCGGCTTGGTTGTGTTCATTGCGCTGGCTTGGTGCATCAGTAGTGATCGCAAGCGTATGCCGTGGCGTATCGTTATCGGCGGGCTGCTGCTGCAATTCGTCTTGGCATTCTTGGTTCTGAGGACGGATCCTGGTCGCAAACTGTTTGTGATGATCGGCGACGGGTTCAAAGCCGTCATGGACACGGTGACCGCCGGCAGCGGGTTTCTGTTTAACTCGCCGCCGGAACATCCTTTGGGTGATTCGTTGCTGACCACATTTGCGTTCGGCGTGCTGCCCACCGTGATCTTCTTTTCCTCCCTGATGAGCATCCTGTATCACCTCGGTGTCATGCAACGCATCGTCTGGGCCATGGCTTGGGTGATGCAGTTCACGCTCAAGACAAGTGGGCCGGAAACACTCGCTGCGGCGGCGAACGTGTTTGTGGGACACACGGAAGCACCGTTGGTGGTTCGCCCCTATTTGGCAACGATGACTCGCAGCGAACTCAACGCGATGATGACGGGCGGTTTTGCGACGGTGACGGGCGGGTTGCTGGGCGTTTATGCCGGGATGGGAATCGACATTTCGCACTTGTTGACCGCTTCGATCATCAGCGCACCGGCGGCCCTGTTGATCGCGAAAGTCATGCTGCCGGAGTCCGCTGACATCACCGTTTCCGAATCGCTGAAAATGTCCGACGAGTCATCGCACGTCAACGTCATTGGTGCGGCCGTCGAAGGGGCTGGCGAAGGCATGCGGTTGGCGTTGAACGTGGGCGCGGTGCTGATCGCTTTCCTGGCAATCCTGGCCTTGATTGATGTCTTGCTCGGATTCGGCTGCACCAGCATCGGATGGCTTCACGACGACAACACGCCGATGATTTCTCTGGGCGTCATTCTCGGTTACGCTTGCTGGCCCATCGCTTGGCTGCTGGGAATCCCCGCGACCGAATGTCTTGAGGCCGGGCGATTGATCGGATTGAAAACGGTTGCCAACGAATTCATCGCATTCAAAGAGATGGAGAAAATCATCGGTGCAGACGAACCCGTGCTGAGCCAACGGACGATCACTATTTTGACGTACGCGCTGGCCGGATTCAGTAATTTTGGCGCGATCGGGATTCAAGTCGGTGGGATCGGTGGCCTGGAGGAATCACGCAAACGCGACCTGGCGCAGCTGGGACTTCGAGCCATGTTCGGTGGCTTCCTGGCATGTTGCATGACCGGCGCCGTCGCTGGCATCATGCTCTTGCCGCCGTCGGCGGATGAGACGCCACTACCGAGGGACTCAAAAACGTCCGAAGAAGCAAGAGCTTTCGATCTGCGATCAAGCTCTGACGGACGACATCCCGCCATCGACACCGATGACTTGGCCCGTGATCCAGCTCGCCTTGTCACTCAACAGAAAAAAGGCTGCTTCGGCGATGTCGTCGACGGTTCCTATTCGTTTCAACGGGTACATCTCTGCCATCGCGGCGCGCTTCTGGTCGTTTGA
- a CDS encoding PSD1 and planctomycete cytochrome C domain-containing protein: MIAAARITARYWIAISLPRWIAVCLVVLTAVLTKMPASANDDADFFERKIRPVLIEHCYECHSESADVVQAGLRLDTPDAMLSGGDSGAALLPGDPDGSLLIRALRYEDSEMPPSGRLDERIVSDFESWVRRGAIDPRPHAPSVNKATEPTIDWDRAREFWSFQRPTFELPKSVPSSRAKGWIDRFVNEKLLAVGIAPSPLADRNTLLRRLCFDLTGLPPTSDQAQEFLGDDRPDAIERLVDRLLASPENGEHWTRTWLDVARYAEDQAHKVGNNDALTYPNAYLYRDWVVNALAADTPYDEFIRLQLAADHFLPDDKSSHIALGFIGLGPKYYRRGAPEVMADEWEDRVDTVSRGLLGLTVACARCHDHKYDPIPTSDYYALAGVFASTKMLNRPLNDSVEVKNGEAAKPQDAVHIVRDGDARDLNVMLRGDVNRKGDVAPRGFLTVLSSDRPKEFKTGSGRADLADAIVDPQNPLTARVIVNRVWRQMMGRGLVESPSNFGMLGERPTHPELLDALAVRFVENGWSLKWLQREIVLSETYQRGGNADEHAIHTDPANQWLGRRSPKRLSIEAYRDAVLWAAGRLDTQVGGRSIEPQDPGETRRTLYSEISRMDLNPLLARFDFPDPNAHSAKRVETTTPLQKLFLMNSPFMIQQAQSLSELTQNSTRDPGGRINWIYQRLFARSPTMNERQLGIEFVATDQPDQWTQYALVLLISNEMMFID; encoded by the coding sequence GTGATTGCAGCTGCTCGCATCACCGCTCGCTATTGGATCGCGATCTCGCTGCCGAGATGGATCGCGGTTTGTCTCGTCGTGCTGACCGCAGTGCTGACGAAAATGCCAGCGAGTGCCAACGACGACGCGGATTTCTTTGAACGCAAGATTCGTCCGGTGCTGATCGAACATTGTTACGAGTGTCACTCCGAGTCGGCCGATGTGGTTCAAGCAGGGCTGAGACTGGACACTCCCGATGCCATGCTTTCCGGAGGCGATTCCGGTGCCGCGTTGCTGCCGGGAGATCCCGATGGCAGTCTGCTGATTCGCGCGTTGCGATATGAAGACTCCGAGATGCCGCCATCGGGTAGATTGGACGAACGGATCGTCAGCGATTTTGAATCATGGGTTCGGCGAGGTGCCATCGATCCTCGGCCACATGCCCCATCGGTGAACAAAGCTACCGAGCCAACCATTGATTGGGATCGGGCGAGAGAGTTCTGGTCTTTTCAAAGGCCAACGTTTGAGTTGCCAAAGAGTGTTCCCTCATCCCGCGCCAAAGGATGGATCGATCGCTTTGTCAATGAAAAACTGTTGGCGGTAGGCATCGCGCCGAGTCCGCTTGCGGATCGTAACACGCTCTTGCGACGTCTTTGCTTTGACCTCACCGGGTTACCGCCCACGAGCGATCAAGCCCAAGAGTTTCTCGGCGACGATCGTCCAGATGCCATCGAGCGTCTGGTGGATCGATTGTTGGCTTCGCCGGAAAATGGCGAGCACTGGACGCGAACGTGGCTGGACGTCGCACGCTATGCGGAAGATCAAGCACACAAGGTGGGCAACAATGACGCGTTGACCTATCCCAACGCGTATCTGTATCGCGATTGGGTGGTCAATGCCCTGGCAGCCGATACGCCATACGACGAGTTCATTCGCCTGCAACTCGCGGCCGATCATTTTCTACCTGATGACAAATCAAGTCACATCGCGCTCGGATTCATCGGTCTGGGACCCAAGTACTATCGCCGCGGTGCCCCAGAAGTCATGGCGGATGAATGGGAAGACCGTGTGGACACGGTCTCACGTGGTCTGCTGGGTCTGACCGTTGCCTGCGCCCGCTGTCATGATCACAAATACGACCCGATACCGACCTCGGATTACTACGCCCTGGCCGGAGTCTTTGCCAGCACCAAGATGCTGAATCGTCCGTTGAATGATTCGGTTGAAGTAAAAAATGGTGAAGCGGCCAAGCCGCAGGATGCCGTTCACATCGTACGCGATGGTGACGCTCGCGATTTGAACGTGATGCTGCGTGGCGACGTCAATCGCAAAGGAGACGTGGCGCCGCGAGGATTCCTGACGGTGCTGTCTTCGGACCGGCCAAAAGAATTCAAGACGGGCAGCGGCCGCGCTGATCTGGCCGATGCCATCGTCGATCCCCAGAATCCACTCACCGCCCGCGTGATCGTCAATCGCGTCTGGCGACAAATGATGGGCCGCGGATTGGTCGAATCGCCCAGCAATTTTGGGATGCTGGGAGAACGCCCCACGCACCCAGAACTCTTGGACGCACTAGCCGTTCGTTTTGTGGAGAACGGGTGGTCGCTCAAATGGCTGCAGCGAGAAATTGTGCTATCGGAAACCTATCAACGTGGTGGAAACGCAGACGAGCACGCGATTCATACCGATCCGGCGAATCAATGGCTGGGGCGTCGTAGCCCGAAACGGCTGAGCATCGAGGCGTATCGCGACGCCGTATTGTGGGCCGCCGGACGATTGGACACTCAAGTCGGCGGGCGTTCCATTGAGCCACAGGACCCCGGCGAAACTCGACGCACTCTGTATAGCGAGATCAGTCGCATGGATCTCAATCCGTTGCTGGCCCGATTTGATTTCCCAGATCCCAATGCCCACAGCGCCAAACGCGTCGAAACGACGACTCCATTGCAAAAGCTGTTTTTGATGAACAGCCCTTTCATGATCCAACAAGCCCAGTCGCTGAGCGAGCTGACTCAAAACTCGACTCGTGATCCCGGTGGACGAATCAATTGGATCTACCAGCGATTGTTCGCCCGCTCACCGACCATGAACGAACGTCAATTAGGAATCGAGTTTGTCGCCACAGATCAACCGGACCAGTGGACGCAATACGCGTTGGTGTTGTTGATCAGCAACGAAATGATGTTCATCGATTGA
- a CDS encoding DUF1501 domain-containing protein: protein MQPLSRRRWLCRSGAGFGTIGMLGALQSTGQLHASEQDGPGAIGPILHHPARAKRVIFLFMNGAPSHVDTFDPKPALAKHEGEAPPDDVSGRNRAGGFMPSPFKFAKHGQSGVEMSELFPHLAKHADDLCVIRSMHTDVPNHEPGLLLMQSGHQQPTRPSMGSWLSYGLGTENQNLPSFVAISPGLPVVGPQLWSSAFLPGRHQGMEVDTNHTEIEKLIANIHNPMFDRPTQRRGLDLLSRINEMHRETRADDAALETSIRSMELAFQMQSVASEAFDIGRETQSTREAYGDSVFGRSCLLGRRLLERGVRVVQVFYVTKSGKQPWDTHSNNNKSHQSLCADSDRASAALLSDLKQRGLLEDTLVIWGGEFGRTPYSQVDKSKDMSKAGRDHHNTGFSMWMAGGGIQGGMMYGKTDELGMHAIENRVHVHDLHATVLHQMGIDHRKLTYRYSGRDYRLTDVHGKVVHDILA from the coding sequence ATGCAACCACTTTCACGTCGACGATGGCTTTGCCGTAGCGGAGCCGGATTCGGGACCATTGGCATGTTGGGCGCCCTGCAATCGACAGGGCAATTGCATGCCAGCGAGCAGGATGGGCCGGGTGCGATCGGTCCGATCTTGCATCATCCCGCTCGCGCCAAACGTGTGATCTTTCTGTTCATGAACGGCGCGCCATCGCACGTCGACACGTTCGATCCCAAACCGGCGTTAGCGAAACATGAGGGCGAAGCTCCACCGGACGACGTTTCCGGACGCAATCGTGCGGGCGGCTTCATGCCGTCGCCGTTCAAGTTCGCCAAGCACGGGCAAAGTGGTGTTGAGATGAGCGAGTTGTTTCCTCATCTGGCCAAGCACGCCGACGACCTGTGCGTCATCCGGTCGATGCACACCGACGTGCCCAACCACGAGCCTGGATTGCTGCTGATGCAATCGGGACACCAGCAACCGACTCGTCCCAGCATGGGATCATGGCTTTCCTATGGATTGGGGACCGAGAACCAAAATCTGCCGTCGTTCGTCGCCATCTCGCCAGGGTTGCCCGTTGTCGGACCCCAACTCTGGTCCAGTGCGTTTCTGCCAGGACGCCACCAGGGCATGGAAGTCGACACGAACCACACCGAGATCGAAAAACTGATCGCCAACATTCACAATCCCATGTTCGATCGCCCGACGCAGCGCCGCGGCTTGGACTTGCTGAGCCGTATCAACGAAATGCATCGCGAGACACGCGCCGACGATGCGGCTCTGGAAACTTCCATTCGCAGCATGGAGCTGGCGTTTCAAATGCAATCGGTCGCATCGGAAGCGTTTGACATCGGTCGAGAGACACAATCCACACGCGAAGCCTATGGTGATTCGGTGTTCGGTCGCAGTTGCCTGCTCGGACGCCGTTTGCTGGAACGCGGCGTCCGTGTGGTCCAAGTCTTCTACGTGACCAAGAGCGGCAAGCAACCTTGGGACACGCACAGCAATAACAATAAATCCCACCAGTCACTGTGTGCCGACAGCGATCGCGCCTCCGCCGCTCTACTGAGTGACCTCAAGCAACGCGGATTGCTGGAGGACACATTGGTGATCTGGGGCGGTGAGTTCGGACGCACGCCGTACTCGCAAGTCGACAAGTCCAAGGACATGAGCAAAGCAGGACGCGACCACCACAACACCGGGTTTTCGATGTGGATGGCCGGCGGCGGCATCCAAGGAGGGATGATGTACGGCAAAACCGATGAGCTGGGCATGCACGCTATCGAAAACCGTGTGCACGTTCACGATTTACACGCGACCGTATTGCATCAAATGGGGATTGATCATCGCAAACTGACTTATCGCTACTCGGGACGCGACTACCGACTGACTGATGTTCACGGGAAAGTCGTCCACGATATCCTCGCCTGA
- a CDS encoding transglutaminase-like domain-containing protein, whose amino-acid sequence MNGLAHARPESQLVWTRSQQHAANWFLPILMLIQSAFVGNTFATMVPLMVLSVISGLAAWLNDRSRSRQREAKEAAKGQASTRRSPDSMKRRWLLVTALLFLAFIASLIWRVSDYLGNQFNPVALFVDSAAHTALLVSLVLWAAYPRRGHPVMLGCGVAVVMLAVAAGGVSQGLAAQIAVALSAFAVFAFGSRWIGLRWHSEQWDETDSVHAAIGGADRAMRFPPMGASMIRAEADGSRMGLLYSILTLSAILMATSAVAQFTGKWLPDAQGVLYRNLQSQLESISERSMLGGGRYVRGSKLGSIRNHRLSGSYEISLHAYAGTQPGYLRGTVFDLYYKSRWYATHDGRLEAYRNVDEIRSQRIKPTEFGQTSLVESLSRNRLARFPLVDQRSPSLGRIEIHNRPEKGPMVFTPLTAQWLEASSSTIYRNQYGVIESGVDVGNPYVVDVGVRPEPQKLLPIQEQILVSVPDELQSTVRSIANRIAERKATPRAKAKAIADYFQQNYSYSDQGTKSPPGVDPVVHFLNVQHAADCEYFATATALMLRSVDIPSRYVTGYVVTEYDDELERWVGRNRDAHAWVEAYDSITEEWFPVESTVGRKYTSLPSENAQQLLQGVSGDSSDADADSDSFFARALGWILAVRATDPLIILFRFAQAPLFCIVLFLLWYKYRRRSGDETDPDEIVSRKLLSSVDRKLKKQRMIRAPHETLHQFATRVDQAADENPEAPAMLKQAAQWYRAFADARYQGQRPSEFTS is encoded by the coding sequence ATGAACGGTTTGGCTCACGCTCGTCCCGAAAGTCAGCTTGTTTGGACTCGTTCGCAGCAGCACGCTGCGAATTGGTTCCTACCGATCCTGATGCTGATCCAGTCCGCGTTTGTCGGCAACACGTTTGCGACCATGGTTCCACTCATGGTGTTGTCGGTGATCAGCGGGTTAGCTGCTTGGCTAAACGACCGATCTCGATCACGACAAAGGGAGGCAAAGGAAGCGGCGAAAGGCCAAGCGTCAACGAGACGGAGTCCCGACTCGATGAAACGGCGTTGGCTGCTGGTCACTGCACTGCTCTTTTTGGCTTTCATTGCTTCGCTGATTTGGCGGGTGTCGGACTACTTGGGAAACCAGTTCAACCCGGTCGCGTTGTTTGTGGACAGCGCAGCGCACACAGCATTGCTGGTTTCGCTGGTTTTGTGGGCAGCGTATCCTCGGCGGGGGCACCCGGTGATGCTTGGTTGCGGAGTCGCCGTCGTCATGCTCGCCGTCGCCGCCGGCGGTGTCAGTCAAGGGCTGGCAGCGCAAATTGCGGTGGCCCTTTCGGCGTTCGCCGTGTTTGCGTTTGGCTCGCGATGGATTGGATTACGATGGCATTCGGAGCAATGGGACGAGACCGATTCTGTTCACGCGGCCATAGGCGGGGCAGATCGAGCGATGCGATTTCCGCCCATGGGAGCGTCGATGATCCGCGCCGAGGCAGATGGCAGCCGAATGGGATTGCTCTACTCCATTTTGACGCTTTCAGCGATCTTGATGGCGACCAGCGCCGTCGCTCAGTTCACTGGAAAGTGGTTGCCGGACGCGCAAGGTGTGCTGTATCGAAATCTGCAGTCACAGCTTGAGAGCATCAGTGAACGCAGCATGCTGGGCGGAGGGCGATACGTTCGTGGCAGTAAATTGGGCTCCATCCGCAATCACAGATTGTCTGGATCGTACGAGATTTCATTGCACGCCTACGCAGGTACTCAGCCGGGGTATCTGCGTGGGACCGTATTCGATCTGTACTACAAAAGTCGCTGGTATGCCACGCACGACGGCAGATTGGAGGCGTATAGAAACGTCGACGAGATTCGTTCGCAGAGAATCAAACCAACGGAGTTCGGTCAAACGTCTTTAGTAGAATCGTTATCTCGAAATCGGCTTGCACGATTTCCCTTGGTTGACCAGCGGTCGCCATCACTGGGACGGATTGAGATCCACAATCGGCCGGAGAAGGGACCGATGGTATTCACGCCACTGACCGCCCAGTGGTTGGAAGCATCCAGTTCGACGATCTATCGTAATCAGTACGGGGTGATTGAAAGCGGAGTGGATGTTGGCAACCCCTATGTTGTGGATGTAGGCGTACGCCCTGAACCACAGAAGTTGTTGCCAATCCAAGAACAGATCCTGGTTTCTGTGCCCGATGAGCTTCAGTCGACCGTGCGATCCATTGCGAATCGGATCGCGGAACGCAAAGCGACGCCTCGTGCGAAGGCAAAGGCGATCGCGGACTATTTCCAACAAAACTATTCGTACTCGGACCAAGGTACAAAATCGCCTCCGGGGGTTGATCCGGTCGTCCACTTTTTGAACGTCCAGCATGCTGCTGATTGCGAGTACTTTGCAACCGCAACGGCTCTCATGTTGCGCAGCGTCGATATTCCATCTCGCTATGTCACCGGATACGTCGTCACGGAATACGACGACGAGTTGGAGCGATGGGTGGGCCGAAATCGAGATGCTCACGCGTGGGTCGAGGCTTACGACTCGATCACGGAGGAGTGGTTTCCGGTGGAATCGACCGTGGGGCGAAAATACACGTCGCTCCCATCGGAGAATGCTCAACAGCTTCTGCAGGGCGTGTCCGGCGACTCGTCGGATGCCGATGCCGATAGCGATTCGTTCTTCGCGCGGGCACTCGGCTGGATTCTTGCGGTGCGAGCGACAGACCCCTTGATCATCCTGTTTCGGTTTGCCCAAGCACCGTTGTTTTGCATCGTTCTGTTTCTGCTCTGGTACAAGTATCGACGGCGGTCGGGGGACGAAACCGACCCCGACGAGATCGTTTCCAGGAAACTGCTGTCCTCGGTGGATCGAAAGCTCAAGAAGCAGAGGATGATCCGAGCGCCTCACGAGACGCTGCATCAATTCGCTACACGAGTGGACCAGGCGGCGGATGAAAATCCGGAAGCCCCCGCGATGTTGAAGCAAGCAGCACAATGGTACAGAGCATTCGCCGACGCGCGTTACCAAGGCCAGCGACCGAGCGAGTTCACATCCTAG